The Phycisphaerae bacterium region CCACTTATACCATCGAATGGACTATTTTGCAATGGCATTTTGGCGGCGCATGGATTAAGTATTGAAATGCCCTTGCCTCCCGGACACAAAGAGGGTCGAGGCTACTCGTATCGGGGGGTAATCAACCAGATTCCGCCCTCGAACCGGTCCAGTGCGTCCTGCAGCCCTTCCTGCAATTCCGGATCGCTCGGACTTTCGCAGTCGCTGCTGCCGCCCCCGCTGGTCAGGCCGACGCGGATGCGGTCGCCGACCACGGTCACCACCGGATAGGTGAGCTCGATCTTTTGATCGTACCAGTACCCGTAGTAGTCCTTGTCGTAGAAGTTGTAGCCGAAGACGTTGTAGTCCAGCGGCTCGGGATCGGTCAGACGGTCGAACTCGACCCAGACCCGGTGGCCGCCGTGGTTCGCCTCCGGGTCGCAGTCGCACTCGCCGGTGACGATTCCGGGAATCGGGTCCGGCGGACGCATCTTGAACATGCACGCGCCGGTGGCGCCCTGCTGGTCGGGTTTGGTCAACACGCCGACCGTCGCGCTGCCGCTGTGATCGGCGGTCAGTGTCACCGAGGCCTGGCCGTTCGGATCGGTGACTGCGGTGGTCGATCCAATCACTTCGGCTGGGCTGCCCGAGAAGAGGTTAAACTCCAACTCCATGCCGACTACCGGGCCCCCGGTCGGCGTGATGCCGTTGTCTTCCTCCTTGAAATACCTCAGCGTCGCCGTGATCGTCACGGACCCTTCTTCGCCCGGATCAAAGAGCGAGACCGGCGGGTCCGCCTCCATCTCGATGCCGTACTCGGCGAGTTTGAACGTGACCAGGTTTTCGCCGCACTTGAGCGTCAACGTCTTGCTGCCGTCGATCAGCACGTTCTCGTCGAGGTCCAGGGCCTCCATCTTGATGCTGACCTCGCGGCCGGGGATCAGCCCGTCGAACTCCTTGGCCACATGCGGCAGGTCCTGCAGCACGTTGGGATCGGGCGGCGGGAAATTCGGATCAGTGTACTCGATGGTGACCCGCGTGGTCACCGTCTGCTCCGGCACGCCGAACGTGCCAACGGTCAGCCAAGTCGGCAGATACAGATGACGGGTGGTCCCGCCCGCAAAGGGCCACAAATCGAGATTGGCCTCCCAGCCGCCTTCCTTGGCGATGGCTTTGAACTCCAATCCGTACGGATCCCAGTTGCTCGCGTCGTCAGCGGGCTCCGGATCGGCCCCGACCGCGTAAACCGGAATCTCGCCGCTCTGCCACGCCATCACGTCCGACCAGTTCTTGTAGGCCATCCACGGAATGATCCATACCGCGTCCAGCGCGGTCTGGGTGTCAACCAGGTCATCCCAGGCCATGAAACTGCCCAAACCGGATTCGAACACGTCGATGGCTTTGAAGCCGAGATTGAACGGGTCCGATGAGTTCGGTTCCGGTCCGATGGCATCCTCAAGGTCGAGAAATGAAGCGTTGGCCGCCACGAGGTACACGAAGCTTCGCGGCAGCGAGCCCAGATTCTCGCGCCACAGGTCCTCGCGCATGTAGAGGTACTTGGTTTCGGTTTTCTTGAAGACATCCACGCGACTGACCACGATGACCCGCCCGATCTGTCGCTCGGCCTCAAGGTCGATGCTCTTGGCAATCCGCTTGAATCCGAAGTCATACGGATCGGTCCAACCCGAGCCGGTCTGGTAGGTCTGGGCGGCGGCCACCTGGATGTAGCAGTAGTGCTCGCCCATGTCCGCGACCTTAAAGCCGAAGTTGAATGGATCGGGCGTGTCCGCCGCCGGCGCCGGCCGCGAGATCGCGTGGGCAAGGATCACGATCACGCCGTAATCTTCGAGATCGACGAAGTCCTCCACGCCCAGCGTCCGATAGCCGTCGTTCGGATCGTTGTATTTGATGTCAATGTCGTACGGATCCCAGTCGTAGTTCTCCACCAGGTAGTCCCTGATGAGTTCGAAGGCCCGCACGTCGGCTTTGCCAAACTCCTCGGTGGCGGCGCTCATCAGCAGGATCTTGCGCGAATCGGGAGTGTAGTGGAGGTCATCGTCCTTGGCCGTCGCCTTGGGCGCCTCGATGACCTTGGCCTGATCGGCCTGCCAGGGCCTGGCGCATGGCTGAGGAACTGTAGGTCGGGCCGTTGCCGAAACCTTCGATGGTGTTGATCGCCGAGACGTACCCGCTGGCGAACTTGACCCAGATCGAATAGCCGTCGTCGGCCAGCAGGACTTGGCTGACGCCCGGATCGTTGCTCAGCCGCTCGACCAGGGCGGCGCGTGCCTCGGTCGAGGTTTTAGTGGGACGCTCCTGGATTTACAAATCCGTCGCGTCGTCGAGAATCTTGGCGTCCGCCGCGGTCAACAAAGTTCTTTCAGCCGTATTCGGATCGACCGAATTGGGATCCGAGGTGTTTGGATCGGATGTATTCGGGTCCGACGCGTTCGGGTCCGGCGCCGCTCCGCCGCAGCCGCCGATCCAGATCGAAACCGCCACCGCCAACAGCGCATAGACCGCCCACGACAACCGATCGCTCTTGCCCGTCATTGCACCACCCTCGCTTGAACCTGGACATGTGCCTCAGTCCGTCCACGACGATGCTGATAGTGCATCACGAAGCGGCGATGGGAGTCAAACTGGCAAAAGGCGGCAAGACGGACGGGTTGGGCAGGTCTACTTCTTTTCGCCGAGGCGGTTGATCATGGCCGCGATGTAGCCGGCGCCGAAGCCGTTGTCGATGTTGACCACCGAGACATTCGAGGCGCAACTATTGAGCATCCCCAGCAAAGCGGCCAAGCCGCCGAAGCTCGCCCCGTAGCCGACGCTGGTCGGCACCGCAATCACCGGAACCGATACCAACCCCCCCACCACGCTCGGCAGCGCCCCTTCCATTCCCGCCACCACGATCACCACGTTCACCTTCGCCAGCGTCGCCGAAGCCGAGAGCAGCCGGTGCAATCCTGCCACGCCCACATCGTAGACCGTCTCGACCCGCTGATCCATGATCTCGAGCGTCTCGCGAGCCTCTTCCGCGACAAACAGATCGCTGGTTCCCGCGCAGACGAGTCCCACCGCGCCGGCTGAGGGCTCGCACGGTTTTTGTCGCACCACGATGGTGCGGCTGATGGGGTTGTAGCGGGCATCGGCCACGAGGCGCTTGACCTGTTCGTACGCCTGCTGATCGGCCCGCGTAGCCAGAACGTTCGACCCTTTTTGCACCAGGCGTTCGACGATTTGCGCAACCTGCTCCGGAGTCTTGCGCGGACAGAACACCACTTCGGGGAATCCGCAGCGGATGGCGCGATGGTGATCGACCCGCGCGAACCCCAGGTCCTCGAACGGCAGATGGCGCAGACGATCGAGGGCTGCTTCGGTCGAGAGCTTGCCCGCTGAGACGTCGTTGAGCAGTTGTTTGAGTGTCTTTTCATCCATGGTTGCGACCGATTATACGTTGACCCGACGGATTGTACACCCGATGCCCGCCGACCGCGGTCGGAACGGGCGAAAAAAGGCTGAAAATGCGGGCATTTTTGGCCGAAATTTTTGTATTGACACCCGCTGCGGCGGTCGGAAGAATGCCTATAGACGGGCCGGAACCGGTAAGTCAGCCCGATTGACAAAGCCCACCGGCCGAACTATACTGAAGTTGCAGTTGGGCACCGAAATTTGTGGCTGTTTTCAGCCGTGGCACTTCCGGACCGGCTCTTCGCCGGCCCGGAAGTTTTTTTAGGGCGACCGGCCAACATCATAAACTACCGTTAATTCAGAGTTTATGGCACACCATCTGGACAACAAGGCCGTGCACCAGGCCGAGGTGCTTTCGAACCGACCCATCTCGGCGGGGAAGGACCAGCCGAACTACCTCCTGGAATTAAAGCTCGACCGGAGCTTCACCGCCCTGCCCGGTCAATTCATTCAAATTCAGATTTCAGAGCCTCCATTGACAACACACCGCGAACTGGAGCACCAGAACGGCGAATTCCAGCCGTGGACGGTGGAAGCGGAGTTGGACCACAAAACTCCGCTGCTGAACCGGCCGTTCAGCCTGGCGGACCTCCGGACGGTCGATGGTTTTACGCAAGCCTCCGTTTTGTATAAGGTTAGGGGCCCTGGCACCATCCGGTTGAGCCAGTTTCGAGCGTCCGATAACCTGACATTGTTTGGGCCGCTGGGTTCGAGTGTGTTTACGTTACCCGAAAGGGTGGACCGCGTGGTGATGGTCGGAGGCGGTCTGGGTTTGGCGGGGCTGCTATTCTGGACCAATGGTCTGATCGAAAAGGGTCTGCCGGTGACGATGGTGGCGGG contains the following coding sequences:
- the larB gene encoding nickel pincer cofactor biosynthesis protein LarB; this encodes MDEKTLKQLLNDVSAGKLSTEAALDRLRHLPFEDLGFARVDHHRAIRCGFPEVVFCPRKTPEQVAQIVERLVQKGSNVLATRADQQAYEQVKRLVADARYNPISRTIVVRQKPCEPSAGAVGLVCAGTSDLFVAEEARETLEIMDQRVETVYDVGVAGLHRLLSASATLAKVNVVIVVAGMEGALPSVVGGLVSVPVIAVPTSVGYGASFGGLAALLGMLNSCASNVSVVNIDNGFGAGYIAAMINRLGEKK
- a CDS encoding dihydroorotate dehydrogenase electron transfer subunit, which gives rise to MAHHLDNKAVHQAEVLSNRPISAGKDQPNYLLELKLDRSFTALPGQFIQIQISEPPLTTHRELEHQNGEFQPWTVEAELDHKTPLLNRPFSLADLRTVDGFTQASVLYKVRGPGTIRLSQFRASDNLTLFGPLGSSVFTLPERVDRVVMVGGGLGLAGLLFWTNGLIEKGLPVTMVAGAPTAEQIPLPKKLWSQRTSDTRNLSNVFSRLGPEAVNLYVATDDGSAGHKGFVTEVFDQVLAEKPPSERWAVYACGPWAMLRLIARAADEANVFCQVSLEEMMACGIGACQACVIKVRADNQQGWQYKLCCTQGPVFDARTIVWDQD